A region of Thermogemmatispora onikobensis DNA encodes the following proteins:
- a CDS encoding SDR family NAD(P)-dependent oxidoreductase, producing MDLGLEGNVAIVTGASRGVGQAIARALGAEGCRLAIIARGRKALEATAEELRSAGVEVLTIAADLMIPQNIERIVQDVMAHYGRIDILVHNAGGARGQTIFDTSDEDWHDALALNVLALSHFARLVAPIMSRQGGGRIIAISSIFGRESGGRPAYNALKAASISLTKSLARQLAPNNILVNSVAPGSLLFPGSSWDRRRQADPESIEAFVKSELPLGRFGTPEEVAAVVVFLASSAASLVSGACIPVDGAQSRSNI from the coding sequence ATGGATCTGGGACTGGAAGGAAACGTCGCCATCGTCACTGGCGCCAGCCGCGGAGTGGGCCAGGCCATTGCCCGCGCGCTGGGCGCTGAAGGTTGTCGGCTCGCCATCATTGCCCGGGGACGCAAGGCCCTGGAAGCAACTGCTGAAGAGCTGCGCAGCGCCGGGGTTGAAGTCTTGACAATCGCTGCTGATCTCATGATCCCCCAGAACATCGAGCGCATTGTCCAGGACGTGATGGCTCACTATGGGCGTATCGATATTCTGGTCCATAACGCTGGGGGCGCCCGTGGCCAGACCATCTTTGACACCAGCGATGAAGACTGGCACGACGCTCTGGCCCTCAATGTCCTGGCCCTCAGCCACTTTGCTCGCCTCGTGGCCCCCATTATGAGCCGCCAGGGAGGAGGCCGCATCATCGCCATCTCCTCCATTTTCGGACGCGAATCGGGCGGACGACCTGCCTACAATGCCCTCAAAGCTGCCTCCATCAGCCTCACCAAGTCGCTGGCTCGTCAGCTTGCTCCCAACAATATTCTGGTGAACAGCGTCGCGCCTGGCTCCTTACTCTTCCCCGGTAGCTCCTGGGACCGCCGGCGCCAGGCTGATCCTGAGAGCATCGAAGCCTTTGTCAAAAGCGAGCTGCCGTTAGGCCGCTTTGGTACCCCTGAAGAGGTGGCCGCGGTCGTGGTCTTTCTGGCCTCCTCCGCGGCCTCGCTGGTCAGTGGGGCCTGCATCCCTGTCGACGGCGCTCAATCTCGCTCCAACATCTAG
- a CDS encoding RNA polymerase sigma factor: MTKQERPAVNIDGILAQKALAGDEQAFEMLLKRYQTALFSFIYHFLGDYDQACDILQQVFLQLYISLPNLRTGEPLKAWLFQVARNRCLDELRRKRAVHFSELEGNTEEDEPSPLDALPDGNPLPEELAEHHDLQRLLSEAIQTLPPRFRAVVLLRYLAQLSFAEIGQTLQMPEATAKTYFQRAKPLLRAALREYTGKVTAALA; this comes from the coding sequence ATGACAAAGCAAGAACGCCCTGCGGTCAATATAGATGGCATTCTGGCCCAAAAAGCGTTGGCCGGCGATGAGCAGGCCTTTGAGATGCTCTTAAAGCGCTATCAAACAGCCCTGTTTAGCTTTATCTACCACTTTCTCGGCGACTATGACCAGGCATGCGATATTCTGCAACAAGTGTTCTTGCAGCTCTACATCTCACTTCCAAATCTGCGCACCGGCGAGCCGCTGAAAGCCTGGCTCTTCCAGGTGGCCCGCAATCGCTGCCTCGATGAGCTGAGACGCAAGCGCGCTGTCCACTTTTCTGAGCTAGAAGGAAACACGGAGGAAGATGAGCCGTCACCACTGGACGCTCTCCCCGATGGCAACCCGTTGCCGGAGGAGCTGGCTGAGCACCATGATCTCCAGCGCCTCCTGAGCGAAGCCATTCAGACCCTGCCACCGCGCTTCCGGGCTGTGGTTCTGCTACGCTACCTGGCTCAGCTCAGCTTCGCCGAAATTGGCCAGACGCTCCAGATGCCCGAGGCAACGGCCAAAACCTACTTCCAGCGCGCCAAGCCGCTTCTGCGGGCGGCCCTGCGCGAGTACACCGGCAAGGTGACAGCAGCCCTGGCTTAA
- a CDS encoding response regulator yields the protein MMSASERERKPCILCVEDDPQMSAFLRAQLKARGFQVQTARDGAQGIELAALVQPQLVLLDLSLPTLDGLAFLRRLREWSNAPVIVLSAHDEEPVKIKALDQGADDYLTKPFSVNELLARVRVALRRAAETERLLSSLGQGNTSPSTPVYRCGGPDGLEVDFARRKVRSGGKEVHLTPTEYDLLYELTRNAGKVLTHRELLQRVWGADYIGETTYLRTFIRHLRRKLEPDPAHPRFLHNEPGVGYFVPPPDAPLLSNLS from the coding sequence ATGATGTCAGCTTCTGAGCGCGAGAGAAAACCGTGTATTCTGTGCGTAGAAGATGATCCTCAGATGAGCGCCTTTCTGCGCGCGCAACTGAAAGCGCGTGGCTTCCAGGTCCAGACCGCCCGTGACGGAGCCCAGGGGATCGAGCTGGCGGCCCTGGTGCAGCCGCAGCTGGTACTGCTCGATTTGTCTCTGCCGACGCTGGATGGCCTGGCTTTCCTGCGCCGCTTGCGCGAGTGGAGCAATGCACCAGTGATCGTGCTCTCGGCACATGACGAGGAACCGGTCAAAATTAAGGCGCTTGATCAGGGGGCCGATGACTATCTGACCAAGCCATTCAGTGTCAACGAGCTACTGGCACGTGTGCGTGTGGCGCTGCGCCGCGCCGCTGAAACGGAGCGTCTGCTGAGCAGCCTGGGACAGGGAAACACCAGCCCCAGTACACCCGTGTATCGCTGTGGTGGGCCTGATGGGCTGGAGGTCGATTTTGCCCGCCGCAAGGTACGCTCCGGCGGCAAGGAAGTGCATCTGACCCCCACCGAATACGATCTGCTCTACGAGCTGACGCGCAATGCCGGCAAGGTACTGACGCACCGCGAGCTGCTGCAGCGCGTCTGGGGTGCCGATTATATTGGAGAAACGACCTATCTGCGAACCTTCATCCGTCATCTGCGGCGCAAGCTGGAGCCTGATCCTGCCCACCCGCGCTTCTTACATAATGAGCCAGGCGTCGGCTACTTTGTTCCTCCCCCAGATGCCCCGCTGCTCAGCAATTTGTCATAG
- a CDS encoding PAS domain-containing protein — translation MQLEQILGHIAVGAAVLDGTDLRVLYINQYLASLLSEPWRSQGVLGHRLPEILPPELASTAVPQLQRASAMRQSLVFQDVPYEGLLASRGRTYWRISLIPVTWESQQEEQKGAGQRDALLITVEDVTSQVRSRLLLKAMQHISAAIAGPFALPEVLDRILQAVEEMVGSTRCAILLLEPVTEVETVLPDIAQPRSSAHQESTESEPLVTLAAQKGLHPSAQHWRPRLTERLLLSRVQREQRALIIEDTSSCPELELPLLDDEGLPRRPGSVLCVPIFDPHPEQMRLREGRGDRPAVVGTIEVYHRRARGFPAEEVELLEQFARQAGLAIHNARLFFSIDSLARTASRNVRQRENIMQAIPDGVVIYDARWRVADINHAVRRLFGWSDEVLGLPIWEALARSQARFEEPLPRGPEDLPALEHRALEQSVDEMKVIGADGHPYVIRRSYAPIHDAVGDIFAFIVIYHDVTEQAAARERIEAEVIARTLELAQRNQALQEAKAALEEEGARMQTLLERLPSGVLLISKEARERPRISIINRQAARLLRRMGVPEAQIDDPEEVMRRLAGRASEEIIDPIHVYGPNGELVATEERPLARALFRGEASESELHLSQPDGSLLFLLASAAPLRATDGTISGAILVWHDITRMKELEREREDFFTTMAHELKTPLANIRAHLSVLQADDLRWSVEEQRDFLRTADEQVERLVSMVNQFLDAARVEAGALRLELEPVLLSELVEDLQERLEALIASSHRSLDVRVPPQLPTVLADYEMIIRVLTNLLSNAFYHAPEGDTVLLEAEQVSSREVEIRVTDHGPGLTPEQQEELFTRFSTFAASRRPAADRPGQPARDRRRDSARWSPGTGLGLYISRGIIEAHQSTLTLQSSPGQGTTFAFRLSIAGEPTAAQPLLPASAPRGNTTGSREGAHDVSF, via the coding sequence GTGCAACTTGAACAAATTCTGGGACACATTGCGGTCGGAGCCGCAGTCCTGGATGGTACTGATTTGCGCGTTCTCTACATCAACCAGTACCTGGCCTCGCTGCTGAGCGAGCCGTGGCGCTCGCAAGGAGTGCTTGGCCATCGTCTGCCTGAGATCCTGCCCCCAGAGCTGGCCTCCACGGCTGTGCCTCAGCTGCAGCGGGCCAGTGCCATGCGCCAGAGCCTGGTCTTTCAAGATGTTCCCTATGAGGGTCTGCTGGCCAGTCGTGGGCGCACCTACTGGCGTATCTCGCTGATCCCGGTGACGTGGGAAAGCCAGCAGGAAGAGCAGAAGGGGGCAGGCCAGAGAGACGCGCTGTTGATCACTGTGGAGGACGTGACCAGCCAGGTACGCTCACGCTTATTGCTGAAGGCGATGCAGCATATCTCCGCGGCCATCGCTGGCCCTTTTGCCCTGCCCGAGGTCCTCGATCGTATTCTGCAGGCTGTAGAGGAGATGGTCGGCTCGACCCGGTGTGCGATCCTGCTGCTGGAGCCAGTCACCGAGGTCGAGACGGTGCTGCCCGATATTGCTCAGCCGCGTTCCTCGGCGCACCAGGAGTCTACAGAGAGCGAGCCGCTGGTCACGCTGGCGGCGCAGAAAGGTCTGCACCCCAGCGCCCAGCACTGGCGCCCTCGGCTGACTGAGCGCCTGCTGCTCAGTCGGGTCCAGCGCGAGCAGCGTGCGCTGATCATTGAGGATACCAGTAGTTGCCCAGAGCTGGAGCTGCCGCTCCTTGACGACGAAGGTCTCCCACGTCGGCCCGGTTCCGTGCTTTGCGTACCCATCTTCGACCCTCATCCCGAGCAGATGAGGCTACGGGAGGGGCGTGGCGATCGTCCGGCAGTTGTAGGGACGATCGAGGTCTATCACCGGCGGGCCCGTGGTTTCCCTGCCGAAGAGGTCGAGCTGCTGGAACAGTTCGCCCGCCAGGCTGGCCTGGCCATTCATAACGCTCGCCTCTTTTTCAGCATCGACAGCCTGGCCCGCACAGCGAGCCGCAATGTGCGCCAGCGCGAGAATATCATGCAGGCCATTCCCGATGGAGTGGTGATCTACGACGCTCGCTGGCGTGTGGCCGACATCAATCACGCCGTGCGCCGCCTCTTCGGCTGGAGCGATGAGGTCCTGGGACTGCCGATCTGGGAGGCCCTGGCCCGTAGTCAGGCTCGCTTTGAGGAGCCTCTGCCCCGAGGACCGGAGGATCTGCCAGCGCTGGAGCACCGCGCCCTGGAGCAGAGCGTCGATGAGATGAAGGTCATTGGAGCCGACGGCCATCCCTATGTTATCCGCCGCTCCTACGCCCCCATCCACGACGCGGTCGGCGATATCTTTGCTTTCATCGTCATCTATCACGACGTAACCGAGCAGGCTGCTGCCCGCGAACGCATCGAGGCTGAGGTCATCGCCCGCACGCTGGAACTGGCCCAGCGAAATCAAGCGCTCCAGGAGGCCAAAGCCGCCCTGGAAGAGGAGGGCGCCCGCATGCAGACGCTGCTGGAACGGCTGCCCTCGGGCGTGCTCCTGATCTCCAAGGAGGCCCGTGAGCGTCCACGGATCAGTATTATTAACCGTCAGGCTGCCAGGCTCCTGCGCCGCATGGGAGTACCGGAGGCCCAGATAGATGATCCCGAGGAGGTCATGCGCCGCCTGGCTGGACGAGCCAGTGAGGAGATCATTGACCCCATCCATGTCTATGGCCCCAATGGCGAGCTGGTAGCGACCGAGGAGCGTCCCCTGGCGCGCGCGCTCTTCCGAGGTGAGGCCAGCGAGAGCGAGCTGCACCTGAGCCAGCCCGACGGCAGCCTCCTTTTCCTGCTGGCCAGTGCAGCCCCGCTGCGGGCGACCGACGGAACGATCAGCGGCGCGATTCTCGTCTGGCACGACATTACACGCATGAAGGAGTTGGAGCGGGAGCGCGAGGATTTCTTCACGACCATGGCCCACGAGCTGAAAACGCCACTGGCCAATATCCGCGCCCACCTGAGCGTCCTGCAGGCCGACGATCTGCGCTGGTCAGTGGAAGAGCAGCGCGACTTTCTGCGAACTGCCGATGAGCAGGTCGAGCGCCTGGTGAGTATGGTGAATCAGTTTCTGGATGCCGCCCGGGTAGAGGCCGGCGCCCTGCGTCTGGAGTTGGAGCCGGTGTTGCTCTCCGAGCTGGTCGAGGATTTGCAGGAGCGTCTGGAGGCCCTGATTGCCAGTTCGCATCGCAGCCTGGATGTGCGGGTTCCTCCTCAGTTGCCCACTGTGCTGGCAGACTATGAGATGATCATTCGCGTGCTGACGAACCTGCTCAGCAATGCTTTTTACCATGCGCCAGAGGGCGACACGGTCCTGCTGGAGGCCGAGCAGGTTAGTTCCCGCGAGGTGGAGATCCGCGTGACCGATCATGGCCCCGGCCTGACGCCCGAGCAGCAGGAAGAGCTGTTCACCCGCTTCAGTACGTTCGCCGCCAGCCGTCGCCCGGCGGCGGACCGCCCTGGTCAACCGGCTCGCGACCGGCGCCGCGACAGCGCCCGTTGGAGTCCCGGTACGGGCCTGGGCCTCTACATTAGCCGCGGCATTATCGAGGCTCATCAGAGCACCTTGACACTCCAGAGCAGCCCCGGTCAGGGCACAACCTTTGCCTTCCGCTTGAGCATTGCCGGCGAGCCCACAGCTGCCCAGCCGCTCCTGCCCGCCTCAGCCCCACGTGGTAATACGACCGGCTCCAGGGAGGGTGCACATGATGTCAGCTTCTGA
- a CDS encoding class I SAM-dependent methyltransferase, whose translation MSDGRAGHGSRPCWWKQGTYVIEADDAAELARAMQLEQLITRQMGGLFPERGGDLSAVQTILDIACGPGGWALAVAYAYPHVTVVGIDNSRAVVEYAQAQAWSRGLGNVEFVLMDALHPLDFPDDAFDLVNARFLMGMMPVSAWLPLLRECRRVTRPGGSIRLTEAELCLTTSPAFEQLSAWLARAFWRKGYSFSPDGRTLGITAVLGQLLRSAGWRNVAYRPFVVDFSTGAPAHTGGYQHFMVFWRLVQEFVCAWAEVPTETFERCYQQAMAELLLDEFCGLWFHLLTWAENAPA comes from the coding sequence ATGAGTGATGGGCGCGCGGGGCATGGGTCCCGACCGTGCTGGTGGAAGCAGGGAACGTACGTGATCGAGGCCGATGATGCTGCTGAGCTGGCGCGAGCGATGCAGCTGGAGCAGCTGATTACACGGCAAATGGGGGGCCTCTTCCCGGAGCGCGGTGGTGATCTGAGTGCTGTCCAGACGATCCTCGATATTGCCTGTGGCCCCGGTGGTTGGGCGCTGGCTGTGGCCTATGCGTATCCGCATGTGACCGTGGTCGGCATCGATAACAGCCGGGCGGTTGTGGAGTACGCTCAGGCCCAGGCCTGGTCACGGGGCCTGGGAAATGTCGAGTTTGTGCTGATGGATGCACTGCACCCCCTCGATTTCCCTGACGATGCCTTTGATTTGGTGAATGCCCGCTTTCTGATGGGGATGATGCCCGTCTCGGCCTGGTTGCCCTTGCTACGCGAGTGCCGTCGCGTTACCCGCCCAGGGGGCAGCATTCGTCTAACTGAGGCCGAGCTGTGTTTGACGACCAGCCCCGCTTTTGAACAGCTCTCGGCCTGGCTGGCACGGGCCTTCTGGCGCAAGGGATATAGCTTCTCTCCCGATGGGCGTACCTTGGGAATCACCGCCGTCCTGGGCCAGCTGCTGCGCTCGGCAGGGTGGCGCAATGTTGCCTACCGTCCCTTTGTGGTGGATTTCTCGACTGGCGCCCCGGCTCACACTGGGGGCTACCAGCACTTTATGGTGTTTTGGCGGCTCGTGCAGGAGTTTGTCTGCGCCTGGGCGGAGGTTCCCACTGAGACCTTCGAACGCTGTTATCAGCAGGCGATGGCCGAGCTCCTGCTCGATGAATTCTGTGGGCTATGGTTCCACCTGCTGACCTGGGCGGAGAATGCTCCTGCCTGA